The Thunnus thynnus chromosome 24, fThuThy2.1, whole genome shotgun sequence genome window below encodes:
- the LOC137177466 gene encoding BCL-6 corepressor-like isoform X1, translating to MVDASTAFRMNPLAALSIDRNALVGENLRPHGGIFYPGIHPLSAEKPQEPGTSLPLGYDLLYKPDVTLLNGQKSANGYIGLYKSPPPGLQKPLVVPVAGGDGLGLDRRVGPNDKSSELGLNGASSFLRLPWISPYADATMYPFLDMAYKASFLSQPSPFIHQQLAYQSLCAAGAGSSTPGEDRLFYLPPYAPVHISSQLGPPIRIPTAPPAPAVLSPLAHCQDKALQGLGSQVHQEPSAFSTSPQIHQEPQTQAVRHTERQHGSSSSGAKSSQPTSTKSSLSSSNGGSSSAPVSSSASTAALESPPVSQHPGSVAPPQPLSNTTADLQKSLYRSTSSSSTSLSVSHPFYMSSRSSEHSSPMRSGSNKTKDASSDRCSAEKCKSPAKTSLDRAVPQMPAKNPGEKPLDLSAKELEGFPNGFPSKLEALAKLGYLPPSRFGLLASQEQHLKEGLSPPASTSAKTPDCPEMISTAPPPWVVPGTSPAITSDHNKGSQIMKHKNLDSVTHQSQPQSSPASTTVEVNSIPSPASVGRPPASSPSVKSKAEWSRVPTDTEKIPPNSKGETRTCSGKQTISSAKSDTQEPQPHPQQQQLRIENGSTTNQIYSDSYLPPGLGYTNRYIPYSVAENMSLQRMSMQGKGPVYPHPVLLGSSSFYPPRVASKHGLPYGVHPNQADFMTYKNSKGMAHPGLDRLETQDKTWNAEPYRNQERPEADSSQKCDNERDKSTNQTVKASTVRDDIVCIDLVRDEADEDLSTNKHSSTFTRREDSSKHGGGASNHIQERDPRPPKALPPSQAAEHRQGLLPHTSQSQPPHHNSSPPPTSEEIPEEIPEDEEPLSPVSDIPEEQTMRCARTSPQQFSRKCKTGASNRTEDVTEGGTSGGDDGAEGNSTNNDVKSVTPTNKNVNLEQSPSRHGNSLGSVCKESSSSDCTNSSSIMGAVCTVSSPRSPGYEGNCHSDSPVCSSDRDFSPQVPACRSFNPRVPAGGVMSVNMNPKGPMCNSGDVNSPNFVNRSFVGPCCRNLPLRTPTCEPRIFSSPTRGNTNLVAPNCRSINPGFTNCENRNVVRPTCGNISLRAENNFSGLSCGNSFSKGQVFGNNQTCVINNSRVPTYGNSFPRGPTCRHLSPGNPTNAGFTRMPADLTPEPPVDKDLTREGLSSSETGPRKETSNSVLATTSSGDEKTNFQDIMNLDEDDGLGGSKCRRSGLTRRIANSSGYVGDRFKCVTTELYADSSKLSREQRALQRAMLRFSELELKEKEGGGEEEEEEEEEEGGEEEEGMTAAAMAAAGEKELADGQQGDGGREEEEEGEEEGEEEEGKKKEGGGGGGGGWERCQQSEGRRGGGGRTPPAAAAEAPRGLHPSCPHSRFPVLPLCRQSEHLPVLREKDDGSTQEEEKKKKDEEHEEKKNEERSFVSQPEQQQQQRFLPAARGLFQGNASTPTSAPTSAPGLGGSTPSMVAINRRRIFSLEPFHQSSIISSRLKRGREEDDRTGNSNKKTKFTNDSTLDDVKKLKVCIELNGLRLNKPRLPGELSQWLPGGPRSAEVDRKFRMSQQDVTPIRGRSEVNGSWCDPTFVRRDVPRVFHVAPPSSTHGHLPRQPCSPAPRQPPLPSSRLQDKHQKLKESRRVSTFLPPSFPPLPLPPSSSSSSLSSPPLLPDPHPFRCRDDDLDKPKGKRPCKTKHMGGETARDGGEMDEEEEEEEEEEERSGKVSPSRSPGRRPPSPQHTHAARPVPPEVRRLIVNKNAGETLLQRAARLGYEEVVLYCLERRICDVNHRDNAGYCALHEACARGWLGIVRHLVEHGADVNCSAQDGTRPLHDAVENDHVEVVRFLLACGADPTLTSYSGRGPINMTHSAAMETFLEDYLSDLQGRSEGDPGIYWEFYGSSVCEPSSEGGVYNILADPPGPEEEEEEDEEEDEDEEQRARREVFEFELSDQPLLPCYNIKVSLSQGPRNWLLLCDVLGRLRMTSRSFRRLFPQLNVQSVPEDEFYRQASLSQLLTGPDEQELSSFRPDAKDPLELVEATPELAGMLGSSLEFVDSRWDSLETSPPPTPPPPSPRPSARPLQCIPPSLPPPRQGTIVDAKVDWQNRTAESGQCQGLKNLGYATAAATTETKMDASMWEPQQQGSKNAGVLTTTNPNIPMNARMWEPQKLQNKNAGIANSANLDTKRDSSMWEQQRQGSKSTVNTPVKSDMAVGANMWEPQRLRSRNAMIPNSVISDMSEPQRLRNKNTGNANTANSNGAADANTWKRQNQGSKNGGGVSDSTNPGVVVDGGVWEPQRLRSKNSGVTSAAKSDATGDANTWERQAAKRAGGNSTAPKRDACDTQSQGGKTIKMDAAWQRNLGNVRVHIRDLGMKVGGGTIRNEVKKEPGKGAGKGTRVKTRS from the exons GTGGATGCCAGCACAGCTTTCAGGATGAACCCGCTCGCTGCCCTCAGCATCGACCGCAACGCTCTGGTGGGGGAAAACCTCCGCCCCCATGGAGGAATTTTCTATCCTGGCATCCATCCTCTCTCTGCAGAAAAGCCCCAGGAGCCGGGCACTTCCCTCCCACTTGGCTATGATCTCCTGTACAAACCAGATGTAACCCTGCTCAATGGCCAGAAATCTGCAAATGGGTATATTGGACTTTATAAGAGCCCACCACCAGGGCTGCAGAAGCCCCTGGTAGTCCCTGTTGCAGGAGGTGATGGCCTGGGTCTGGACCGGCGAGTCGGACCCAATGATAAGTCATCAGAACTTGGCCTGAATGGCGCCAGCAGCTTCCTGAGAttaccttggatcagcccttatgCTGATGCGACAATGTACCCCTTCCTGGACATGGCTTACAAGGCCTCCTTCTTGTCCCAGCCATCCCCCTTCATCCACCAGCAGTTGGCATATCAGTCTTTGTGCGCCGCTGGGGCGGGAAGCAGCACACCTGGGGAAGACAGACTTTTCTACCTGCCTCCTTATGCCCCAGTCCATATCTCCTCCCAGCTAGGCCCTCCAATCAGGATCCCTACAGCCCCTCCAGCTCCTGCTGTCCTTTCACCCCTGGCCCATTGCCAGGACAAGGCCTTGCAGGGTCTTGGTTCTCAGGTACATCAGGAACCCTCTGCCTTCAGCACAAGTCCTCAGATCCACCAGGAGCCCCAGACTCAAGCTGTTCGCCACACTGAGCGACAACATGGCAGCAGTAGCAGTGGTGCAAAGTCCAGTCAGCCCACTTCTACCAAGAGCAGTCTGAGTAGCAGCAATGGTGGAAGCAGCAGTGCCCCTGTAAGCAGTTCAGCGAGCACGGCTGCCCTAGAGTCACCTCCAGTATCCCAACATCCAGGCTCAGTTGCCCCACCTCAACCCCTCAGCAACACCACTGCAGACCTCCAAAAGTCCCTTTACAGGAGCACGTCCTCATCCTCAACTTCACTTTCAGTATCACATCCCTTCTACATGAGCAGCCGGAGCTCTGAGCACAGCTCTCCCATGCGCTCAGGCAGCAACAAAACCAAAGATGCCAGCTCAGACCGCTGTAGTGCAGAGAAGTGTAAATCACCTGCAAAGACTTCACTGGACAGAGCTGTACCTCAAATGCCTGCCAAAAACCCTGGAGAAAAACCTTTGGATCTGTCAGCCAAAGAGTTGGAAGGATTCCCAAATGGATTCCCATCCAAATTAGAGGCCTTGGCCAAATTGGGGTATTTACCACCATCCCGATTCGGGCTGCTAGCCAGCCAGGAGCAGCACTTAAAAGAGGGTCTATCCCCTCCTGCTAGTACATCAGCAAAGACTCCAGATTGTCCTGAGATGATCAGCACTGCACCCCCCCCTTGGGTTGTCCCGGGTACATCCCCAGCAATCACTTCTGACCACAACAAAGGCTCCCAAATTATGAAACACAAGAATTTAGACAGTGTTACTCATCAGTCACAGCCTCAGAGCTCACCTGCCTCGACAACAGTTGAAGTGAACAGTATCCCCAGCCCTGCCTCAGTGGGAAGACCTCCTGCATCATCCCCATCTGTAAAGTCCAAAGCTGAATGGTCACGAGTTCCTACTGATACTGAGAAAATCCCTCCAAACAGTAAAGGAGAAACTCGTACATGCTCTGGAAAACAGACCATATCTTCAGCTAAGTCAGACACTCAAGAGCCCCAACCTCAtccacagcaacagcagcttcGGATAGAAAACGGAAGCACCACAAACCAAATCTACAGTGACTCATACCTTCCTCCTGGCTTAGGTTACACTAATCGCTACATCCCATACTCAGTTGCTGAGAATATGTCCCTGCAACGCATGTCCATGCAAGGCAAAGGACCTGTCTACCCCCACCCAGTCCTGCTtggcagcagcagcttttaCCCCCCCCGCGTCGCATCAAAGCATGGCCTTCCATATGGAGTACATCCAAACCAGGCTGACTTCATGACATACAAGAATTCCAAGGGGATGGCCCACCCAGGTCTTGACCGACTTGAGACACAGGATAAAACCTGGAATGCAGAACCGTACAGGAACCAGGAAAGACCAGAAGCTGACAGCTCCCAAAAGTGTGACAATGAGAGAGACAAGTCCACAAACCAAACTGTAAAAGCTTCTACTGTCAGAGATGACATAGTTTGTATTGACCTGGTGCGTGATGAGGCCGATGAAGATTTGTCCACCAACAAGCACAGCTCCACATTTACCAGAAGAGAAGATTCTTCAAAGCATGGTGGTGGTGCTTCTAACCACATCCAAGAAAGAGATCCACGGCCTCCAAAGGCCCTCCCCCCCAGCCAGGCTGCAGAGCACAGACAAGGATTACTACCCCACACTTCCCAGTCACAACCTCCTCATCACAACTCTTCACCTCCTCCTACTAGTGAGGAGATCCCAGAGGAGATCCCGGAAGATGAAGAGCCACTGAGTCCAGTCTCAGATATCCCAGAGGAGCAGACAATGCGCTGTGCCCGAACTTCTCCACAACAGTTCtcaagaaaatgtaaaactggAGCCTCTAATCGCACCGAGGACGTGACAGAAGGTGGCACTAGTGGTGGGGATGATGGTGCTGAAGGGAATAGCACTAATAATGACGTTAAGTCAGTGACCCCaactaataaaaatgttaatcttGAGCAAAGCCCTTCCAGACATGGTAACTCATTAGGTTCTGTTTGCAAAGAAAGTTCTTCTAGTGACTGTACCAATTCTAGCAGCATCATGGGAGCAGTGTGTACAGTCAGCAGCCCCAGGAGTCCAGGTTATGAGGGCAACTGTCATTCAGACAGTCCAGTTTGCAGCAGTGATAGAGATTTTAGTCCCCAGGTCCCAGCATGCAGGAGTTTTAATCCCAGGGTCCCAGCCGGTGGGGTCATGAGTGTTAACATGAACCCAAAAGGTCCCATGTGTAACAGTGGAGATGTCAACAGTCCAAATTTCGTCAACAGAAGTTTTGTGGGTCCGTGTTGCAGAAATTTGCCTCTGAGGACTCCAACTTGTGAACCCAGAATTTTCAGCAGTCCAACTCGTGGAAATACCAACCTTGTGGCTCCAAACTGCAGGAGCATCAATCCTGGATTTACAAATTGTGAAAACCGCAATGTTGTGCGCCCAACGTGTGGAAACATCAGTCTTAGGGCTGAGAATAACTTTAGTGGTCTGAGTTGTGGAAATAGCTTCTCTAAGGGCCAGGTGTTTGGAAATAACCAAACCTGTGTAATTAACAACTCCAGGGTTCCAACATATGGAAACAGTTTTCCTCGGGGCCCAACCTGTCGGCATCTTTCACCTGGCAATCCGACCAATGCTGGCTTTACCAGGATGCCTGCGGACTTAACTCCAGAACCACCAGTTGATAAAGACCTAACACGTGAAGGCCTTTCCTCCAGTGAGACAGGGCCCAGGAAAGAGACATCAAACTCCGTCCTCGCCACCACCAGCAGTGGAGACGAAAAGACAAACTTCCAGGACATCATGAATCTTGACGAGGATGACGGCCTCGGCGGCAGCAAGTGCCGGCGCTCCGGTCTCACCAGGCGCATCGCCAACTCATCCGGCTATGTGGGGGACCGGTTTAAATGCGTCACCACGGAGCTTTACGCTGACTCCAGCAAGctcagcagagagcagagagcgcTCCAG CGTGCAATGCTGCGTTTCTCTGAGctggagctgaaggagaaagagggaggaggagaggaagaagaagaagaagaagaagaagaaggaggagaagaagaagaagggatgACAGCAGCGGCGATGGCAGCAGCAGGGGAGAAGGAGCTGGCAGACGGCCAGCAGGGAGAcggagggagggaagaagaggaggagggggaggaggagggggaggaggaggaggggaagaagaaagagggaggaggaggaggaggaggagggtgggagCGCTGCCAGCAGAGCGAGGggaggcgaggaggaggaggaagaactCCCCCTGCAGCCGCCGCCGAGGCACCGAGAG GTTTACATCCATCCTGCCCTCACAGTCGCTTCCCCGTCCTGCCGCTGTGTCGCCAGTCCGAACACCTCCCAGTCCTCCGAGAGAAGGACGACGGCTCGacgcaggaggaggagaagaagaagaaagatgaagaacACGAAGAGAAGAAGAACGAGGAGAGAAGTTTTGTCTCACAGCcggaacaacaacaacaacaaaggttTCTGCCGGCAGCCAGAGGTCTGTTTCAGGGAAACGCCTCCACGCCAACCTCCGCGCCGACCTCCGCGCCGGGACTCGGTGGTTCGACTCCTAGCATGGTGGCGATAAACCGGAGGCGGATCTTCAGCCTGGAGCCGTTCCACCAGAGCAGCATCATCAGCAGCCGgctgaagagagggagggaggaggacgACCGGACGGGAAATTCCAACAAGAAAACCAAATTTACCAACG ACTCGACACTGGACGACGTGAAGAAGCTGAAGGTTTGCATCGAGCTGAACGGCCTCCGGCTCAACAAGCCCCGCCTCCCCGGGGAGCTCAGCCAATGGCTGCCCGGCGGCCCGAGGTCGGCGGAGGTCGACAGGAAGTTCAGAATGAGCCAGCAGGACGTCACGCCCATCAGGGGGAGGTCAGAGGTTAACGGGAGCTGGTGTGACCCCACGTTTGTGAGGAGGGACGTCCCGAGAG ttttccACGTGGCCCCGCCCTCCTCCACTCACGGCCACCTCCCCCGGCAACCGTGCAGCCCCGCCCCCCGGCAACCCCCGCTCCCTTCCTCCCGCCTCCAGGACAAACATCAGAAGCTGAAGGAGAGCCGCAGAGTGTCcaccttcctccctccttccttccctcctcttcctcttcctccctcctcctcctcctcctcactgtcctcacctcctctcctccctgacCCCCATCCCTTCCGTTGCCGCGACGACGACCTCGACAAGCCCAAGGGCAAACGTCCCTGCAAGACGAAGCACATGGGCGGCGAGACGgcgagagatggaggagagatggacgaggaggaggaggaggaggaggaggaagaggagaggagtggaaaG gtctctCCATCTCGCTCGCCCGGCCGCCGGCCTCCCTCTCCGCAGCACACACACGCCGCCCGGCCCGTCCCTCCGGAGGTTCGCCGCCTCATCGTGAACAAAAACGCCGGAGAGACGCTGCTGCAGCGCGCCGCCCGCCTGGGATACGAG GAGGTGGTGCTGTACTGTCTGGAGCGACGGATCTGTGACGTCAACCACAGAGACAACGCCGGGTACTGCGCCTTGCACGAGGCCTGCGCCCGCGGCTGGCTGGGGATCGTACGCCACCTGGTGGAGCACGGAGCCGATGTCAACTGCAGCGCTCAGGATGGAACCAG GCCGCTGCACGATGCCGTGGAGAATGACCACGTGGAGGTGGTGCGCTTCCTGCTGGCCTGTGGCGCCGACCCTACGCTCACCTCTTACTCTGGTAGAGGACCAATCAACATGACCCACAGCGCTGCCATGGAAACCTTCCTGGAGG ACTATCTCTCTGACCTCCAGGGAAGGTCGGAGGGCGACCCGGGAATCTACTGGGAGTTTTATGGCAGCTCTGTGTGCG AGCCGTCCAGCGAGGGAGGAGTGTACAACATCCTGGCTGACCCGCCCggaccagaggaggaggaggaggaggatgaagaggaggatgaagacgAGGAGCAACGCGCCAGGAGGGAAGTGTTCGAGTTCGAGCTGTCCGACCAACCGCTGCTCCCCTGCTACAACATCAAGGTGTCGCTGTCCCAGGG TCCCAGGAACTGGCTCCTCCTGTGCGACGTCTTGGGTCGCCTCCGGATGACGTCTCGGTCTTTCCGGCGCCTCTTCCCTCAGCTGAACGTGCAGTCCGTCCCAGAGGATGAGTTCTACCGGCAGGCGTCGCTGTCGCAGCTCCTGACGGGTCCCGATGAACAGGAGCTGTCCTCCTTCAGGCCGGATGCCAAGGACCCTCTGGAGCTGGTGGAGGCAACCCCCGAGCTGGCCGGCATGCTCGGCTCATCCCTGGAGTTTGTGGACAGTCGCTGGGACTCGCTGGAAACTTCACCACCTCCAACACCTCCACCGCCATCCCCAAGACCATCAGCAAGACCGCTGCAATGTATTCCGCCATCATTACCTCCACCGCGACAAGGGACAATAGTAGATGCTAAAGTGGACTGGCAAAACAGGACTGCAGAGTCTGGACAATGCCAAGGACTTAAAAATTTGGGATATGCTACTGCAGCTGCTACAACAGAAACCAAAATGGATGCTAGCATGTGGGAACCACAGCAGCAAGGAAGTAAAAATGCTGGAGTTCTGACTACAACAAATCCAAACATACCAATGAATGCGAGAATGTGGGAACCACAGAAACTACAGAATAAGAATGCTGGGATTGCTAATTCTGCTAATCTTGACACTAAGAGGGACTCAAGCATGTGGGAACAACAACGGCAAGGAAGTAAATCCACTGTGAACACTCCCGTCAAGTCTGACATGGCAGTTGGTGCTAACATGTGGGAGCCACAGCGACTACGAAGTAGGAATGCGATGATTCCAAATTCGGTTATTTCTGACATGTCAGAACCTCAGCGACTACGAAATAAGAACACTGGGAATGCTAATACTGCAAATTCAAATGGAGCCGCAGATGCTAACACGTGGAAACGACAAAATCAGGGGAGCAAGAACGGAGGTGGGGTTTCAGATTCGACAAATCCAGGTGTTGTGGTTGATGGTGGCGTTTGGGAGCCACAACGATTGCGGAGTAAGAACTCTGGGGTCACCAGCGCTGCAAAGTCGGATGCTACAGGGGATGCTAACACATGGGAGCGCCAAGCGGCAAAGAGAGCAGGTGGTAACAGCACAGCCCCCAAAAGAGACGCCTGTGACACCCAAAGCCAAGGAGGTAAGACCATAAAGATGGATGCTGCCTGGCAAAGGAACTTGGGGAACGTCAGAGTCCACATCAGGGACCTGGGGATGAAAGTTGGGGGAGGTACCATCCGGAACGAAGTGAAGAAAGAGCCGGGGAAGGGCGCTGGAAAGGGCACCCGGGTTAAAACGAGGTCATGA